The Peribacillus simplex genome contains a region encoding:
- a CDS encoding amidohydrolase family protein has translation MSQSYWLTNVRLENGFTYNENETITGTETGNYHIKIENGKISSILLAKESINDQDPQHDVHGLLMVPSFKEMHIHIDKTYYGGPWKACTPAINGVKTRIEEEQVLLPELLPTAKVRAEKMLDLLLDFGSTHIRTHCNIDPVIGLKNLEATIQALEGYKDKLTYEIVAFPQHGLLRSNSVGLIRQAMKNGANLVGGVDPATIDENIERSLETIMDIAVEYNSDIDVHLHDPDHLGLFTMQRLASLTEDAGWQGRVTVSHASGLADLSVPEATDIAERFSETGISITSTVPIFRTIPIPLLHEKGVKVELGNDSLTDHWTPFGIGDNLEKAGRLAERFRMIEERSLAQSLQFITGGKTPLNQDGVKAWPNVGDEANIVLLEASCSAEAVARRAKRAAVIFRGNVVSGSISSFETTGV, from the coding sequence GAAAATGGAAAAATATCCTCGATTTTATTGGCGAAGGAATCGATAAATGATCAGGACCCACAGCATGATGTTCACGGTCTCCTGATGGTCCCCTCGTTTAAGGAAATGCATATCCACATTGATAAAACCTATTATGGCGGTCCGTGGAAGGCTTGCACGCCTGCCATTAATGGCGTGAAAACCCGGATAGAGGAAGAGCAGGTCTTACTGCCAGAATTATTGCCTACCGCTAAAGTAAGAGCGGAAAAAATGCTCGATTTATTATTGGACTTCGGATCTACCCATATACGCACACATTGCAACATTGACCCCGTCATAGGTCTGAAAAATTTAGAGGCAACCATTCAGGCATTGGAAGGTTATAAGGATAAATTGACGTATGAAATCGTTGCATTCCCACAGCATGGACTGTTACGCAGCAATTCCGTCGGTTTGATAAGGCAGGCCATGAAGAATGGGGCGAATCTGGTAGGCGGCGTGGATCCCGCCACCATTGATGAAAACATAGAGCGGTCCCTTGAAACGATCATGGATATCGCGGTTGAATACAATTCCGATATCGATGTCCATTTACATGATCCGGATCACCTTGGACTCTTCACGATGCAGCGCCTCGCTTCACTGACGGAAGACGCAGGCTGGCAAGGAAGGGTCACGGTTAGCCACGCAAGCGGTTTGGCAGATCTTTCAGTCCCGGAGGCAACGGACATAGCCGAAAGGTTTTCGGAAACGGGCATATCGATTACATCCACAGTGCCGATCTTCAGAACGATCCCCATCCCCCTGCTTCATGAAAAAGGGGTGAAAGTCGAATTGGGTAATGACAGCCTCACTGATCATTGGACACCCTTTGGCATCGGGGACAATCTGGAAAAGGCCGGTCGCCTTGCAGAAAGGTTTCGCATGATTGAAGAACGTTCCTTAGCGCAAAGCCTGCAATTCATAACAGGAGGGAAGACCCCATTAAACCAGGACGGGGTCAAGGCGTGGCCTAATGTCGGGGATGAGGCGAATATCGTGTTGCTTGAAGCCAGCTGTTCTGCGGAAGCGGTGGCTAGAAGGGCAAAGCGTGCCGCTGTCATCTTCAGGGGCAATGTTGTTAGCGGATCTATTTCATCCTTTGAGACGACAGGTGTTTAA